The Prosthecobacter algae genome includes a region encoding these proteins:
- a CDS encoding polyphosphate kinase 2 family protein, which translates to MKLKLDLHDFRVPDGKPFRISKAKTKVKDLYTDSAHYETLIAQFREEIDDLQQKMYAQDRQGLLLIFQAMDAAGKDSTIKHVMSGVNTQGVEVHSFKRPTSAELDHDFLWRTSRVLPQRGRIGIFNRSYYEEVLCCRVHPEIVTDIQRLPEKTTKNLDKLFADRLKDIRNLEAYCHRNGIRIVKFFLNVSKDEQKKRFLARIDTPSKNWKFEEGDVKERGFWKEYMHAYEDAIRNTGTEECPWYVVPADDKKNMRLIVSAAILHEMQGMKLKYPELPPEQKAQLAVAKKLLLEEK; encoded by the coding sequence ATGAAACTTAAACTGGACCTTCACGACTTCCGAGTGCCCGATGGCAAGCCTTTCCGAATCTCCAAGGCGAAGACCAAGGTGAAGGATCTTTACACGGACAGTGCTCATTACGAGACACTCATCGCTCAGTTTCGTGAGGAGATTGATGACCTCCAACAAAAGATGTATGCGCAGGATCGCCAGGGGCTGCTGCTCATCTTTCAGGCCATGGATGCGGCGGGGAAAGACAGCACCATCAAGCACGTGATGAGCGGGGTGAACACCCAAGGCGTAGAAGTCCACAGCTTCAAGCGTCCGACGAGTGCCGAGCTGGATCACGACTTTCTCTGGCGCACCTCCCGCGTGCTGCCACAGCGTGGCCGCATCGGCATCTTTAACCGCAGTTACTATGAGGAAGTGCTTTGCTGCCGCGTGCACCCCGAGATCGTCACTGACATCCAACGTCTGCCGGAGAAGACCACCAAGAATCTGGACAAGCTGTTTGCCGATCGCCTCAAAGACATCCGCAACCTGGAGGCCTACTGCCACCGCAACGGCATTCGCATTGTGAAGTTCTTCCTCAATGTTTCCAAGGATGAGCAAAAGAAACGCTTCCTGGCCCGCATTGACACGCCCAGTAAAAACTGGAAATTCGAAGAAGGCGACGTGAAGGAGCGTGGTTTCTGGAAGGAGTACATGCACGCCTATGAAGACGCGATTCGCAACACGGGGACGGAGGAGTGTCCCTGGTATGTCGTCCCAGCGGATGACAAGAAAAACATGCGCCTCATCGTCAGCGCTGCCATCTTGCATGAAATGCAGGGTATGAAACTCAAGTACCCCGAGCTGCCTCCGGAACAGAAGGCCCAACTGGCCGTGGCCAAGAAGCTGCTTTTGGAAGAAAAATAG
- the rph gene encoding ribonuclease PH → MPRPDGRTYDQLRPIEYILDVAPHATASVLIAFGNTRVICAATIQEEVPRWMKVQNVQGGWLTAEYSMLPYSTLDRKDRDSSKGRPDGRSIEIQRLIGRSLRAVVDLKKLGQRTLCIDCDVLQADGGTRTASITGACIAASIAFNRLLEKGKITQQPMTKKVAAISAGVLKGETLLDLCYVEDRDADVDCNLVLTDKGDFVEIQGSGEEATFSQAELDAMLVVGRKGISELCAIQQEAIESAMKPAEPKDLQKLAAFFGKK, encoded by the coding sequence ATGCCTAGACCCGACGGACGCACCTACGACCAACTTCGCCCCATTGAGTACATCCTGGATGTTGCTCCCCATGCCACCGCTTCGGTGCTGATCGCCTTTGGCAATACGCGCGTCATTTGCGCCGCCACCATCCAGGAAGAAGTGCCACGCTGGATGAAGGTGCAGAATGTCCAGGGTGGCTGGCTGACGGCTGAGTACTCCATGCTGCCTTACTCTACGCTGGATCGCAAAGACCGCGACAGCAGCAAGGGCCGCCCCGATGGCCGCAGCATCGAAATTCAGCGCCTCATCGGCCGCAGCCTGCGCGCCGTGGTGGACCTCAAGAAGCTGGGCCAGCGCACGCTCTGCATTGATTGCGACGTGCTGCAGGCAGATGGCGGCACCCGCACAGCTTCCATCACCGGGGCTTGCATTGCCGCCTCCATCGCCTTCAACCGCCTGCTGGAAAAAGGCAAAATCACCCAGCAGCCGATGACCAAAAAGGTGGCTGCGATCAGCGCCGGCGTGCTGAAGGGCGAGACCCTTCTGGACCTCTGCTACGTGGAAGACCGCGATGCCGATGTGGACTGCAACCTCGTGCTGACGGACAAGGGCGACTTTGTGGAAATCCAGGGCAGCGGAGAAGAGGCCACCTTCAGCCAGGCGGAGCTGGATGCCATGCTGGTCGTCGGCCGCAAGGGCATCAGTGAACTCTGCGCCATCCAGCAGGAGGCCATCGAAAGCGCCATGAAACCGGCGGAGCCGAAGGACCTGCAAAAGCTGGCCGCGTTCTTTGGGAAGAAGTGA
- a CDS encoding amidohydrolase family protein, whose product MQRRHFLKTAALSATLPVWASAQSPDAVRVIDTHTHFYDPTRPGGVPWPKAGTPLHRKVMPADWQALANPLGIKETVIVEASPLVEDNQWILDLAAQEKCIVGFVGNLDPNDAQFAAHLKRFAINPLFRGIRWRGDLVKLDANLDKVQAGAKLLAEHDLELDLNGPATALPQATQLASDVPALRIVINHLGGSGDPQALKPEWKENIRLLAQRPNVYMKVSSLVEQVPGKEGQAPRELDYYLPVLNHLWECFGPDRLIYGSNWPVSDRGAPYETVFRLVAEFFRSKGREAEEKYFWRNSLAAYRWIERT is encoded by the coding sequence ATGCAGCGCCGTCACTTCCTGAAAACTGCCGCCCTCAGCGCCACCCTGCCCGTCTGGGCCAGCGCCCAAAGCCCTGACGCCGTCCGGGTCATCGACACCCACACGCATTTTTATGACCCCACCCGCCCCGGAGGCGTCCCCTGGCCCAAGGCTGGCACTCCGCTGCATCGCAAGGTGATGCCCGCCGACTGGCAGGCGCTGGCCAATCCGCTGGGGATCAAAGAAACCGTCATCGTCGAGGCCAGCCCTCTGGTGGAGGACAACCAGTGGATCCTGGATCTCGCCGCGCAGGAAAAATGCATCGTCGGTTTCGTCGGCAACCTAGATCCCAATGACGCCCAGTTTGCTGCCCATTTGAAACGTTTCGCCATCAATCCCCTCTTCCGTGGCATCCGCTGGCGGGGAGATTTGGTGAAGCTGGATGCCAATCTGGACAAGGTACAGGCCGGGGCCAAACTGCTGGCTGAGCATGACCTGGAACTGGACCTCAACGGTCCAGCCACGGCTCTTCCCCAGGCCACCCAACTGGCCAGCGATGTACCCGCTCTGCGTATCGTTATCAATCATCTGGGCGGGTCCGGCGACCCCCAAGCCCTGAAACCGGAGTGGAAGGAAAACATCCGCCTGCTGGCGCAACGGCCCAATGTTTACATGAAAGTCTCTTCCCTGGTGGAGCAGGTGCCCGGCAAAGAAGGCCAAGCCCCGCGCGAGCTGGACTACTACCTGCCGGTGCTGAACCATCTCTGGGAATGCTTCGGCCCGGACCGCCTGATCTATGGCAGCAACTGGCCTGTTTCAGATCGTGGCGCTCCATATGAAACCGTCTTCCGCCTTGTCGCCGAATTCTTTCGTTCCAAAGGACGCGAGGCCGAGGAAAAGTACTTTTGGCGCAACTCCCTGGCGGCCTATCGGTGGATCGAACGGACCTGA
- a CDS encoding HAMP domain-containing sensor histidine kinase: MQFVFPTTLQLGHEHSDGFHQELLRGLTHKLNNLLAVIQGFSSLILMTDDLDPGVAENMQHIREASVGVSALSERIRSAGGCAKLTLQPLSLNEYLSVVEGALLEPFTKNGVQLEADVQQGLPPVQVDPTKFKDILIELLRNAAEAAGKTGGRAMLKIAGPGVITPVEQRRVDILVSNTGSQIAQEKLAEVFRPFHGSKNSNHLGLGLTIASMLAHQMNLQIGIASENNTTTLWLSCPIA, translated from the coding sequence ATGCAATTCGTTTTCCCTACCACTCTTCAACTTGGTCATGAACACAGCGATGGGTTTCACCAGGAGCTGCTGCGTGGGCTGACCCACAAGTTGAACAATCTTTTGGCAGTTATCCAGGGATTCAGCAGCCTGATTTTGATGACGGATGACCTGGATCCGGGTGTGGCAGAGAACATGCAGCACATTCGTGAAGCTTCCGTCGGCGTCTCCGCCCTCAGCGAGCGCATTCGCTCCGCAGGCGGCTGCGCCAAACTGACCCTGCAGCCTCTGAGCCTGAATGAGTATCTGAGCGTGGTGGAAGGCGCACTTTTGGAGCCCTTTACCAAGAACGGTGTGCAGTTAGAAGCCGATGTGCAGCAGGGGCTGCCACCTGTGCAGGTGGACCCCACGAAGTTTAAGGACATCCTCATCGAACTGCTGAGAAACGCTGCTGAAGCCGCAGGCAAGACCGGTGGTCGTGCCATGCTGAAAATCGCCGGCCCGGGTGTCATCACTCCAGTCGAGCAGCGTCGCGTAGACATCCTGGTCAGCAATACAGGCTCTCAGATCGCCCAGGAAAAGCTGGCCGAAGTGTTCCGCCCCTTCCACGGCTCCAAAAACAGCAACCATCTGGGCCTCGGCCTCACCATCGCCTCCATGCTGGCGCATCAGATGAATCTGCAGATCGGCATCGCCTCTGAGAACAACACGACGACGCTGTGGCTGAGCTGCCCCATCGCCTAA
- a CDS encoding DUF2851 family protein, with protein sequence MISPLPLAARYTRFRDSVFSGLEEISLPGFPQPMGELDVQSLWFGGAFGSDFRSVDGKPVHIVDYGIWNSSAGPDFTGCTVEVDGQKLSGDIELDPDARDWERHAHGANPDYSRVVLHLYLEGPEDRFYTRTHEHREVVQVRLDATTLPDHAKPNRGLAAARLGRCHTPLSEMEPAQVQSMLESAAQYRLERKSLRLHRCVAAHGREQAIYQALAQTLGYRSNQQSFNILAQRLPVQRLQKMSAEESEALLFGVSGFLESVRYEDTLPETRPYLRGLWSTWWKQRDAAQRWLQPQQALQWKLAAIRPGNHPQRRLGALVAMLKQWPRISGPLMDAGRWSQESWRETLLSLTHDFWSTHYTLLAEGSAKPLALIGETRVQEMLANVAYPLLMPERTRLWAEYLELPALLDNQKVRRAVQRLFGESELGTAFQKKLHHHQGLLQVYEDFCLEDDSACADCPFPERLKQWA encoded by the coding sequence ATGATCTCTCCCCTACCGCTCGCCGCCCGTTACACGCGCTTTCGCGATTCGGTGTTCTCGGGGTTGGAGGAGATTTCGCTTCCCGGCTTTCCTCAGCCGATGGGAGAGCTGGATGTCCAGAGCCTGTGGTTTGGTGGGGCCTTTGGCAGCGACTTCAGAAGTGTGGATGGAAAGCCTGTGCACATCGTGGACTACGGGATCTGGAACTCCAGCGCAGGGCCGGACTTCACCGGCTGTACAGTGGAGGTGGATGGGCAAAAGCTCAGCGGCGACATTGAACTGGACCCAGATGCCCGTGACTGGGAGCGCCATGCGCATGGGGCCAACCCCGACTACTCACGGGTGGTGCTGCATCTGTATCTGGAGGGACCTGAGGACCGCTTTTACACTCGCACCCATGAGCACCGGGAAGTGGTGCAGGTGCGGCTGGATGCAACCACTTTGCCCGACCATGCGAAGCCGAACCGTGGACTGGCCGCCGCTCGTCTTGGGCGCTGTCACACCCCGCTCAGCGAGATGGAGCCCGCCCAGGTGCAGTCCATGCTGGAGTCTGCCGCACAATACCGGCTGGAACGTAAAAGCCTGCGCCTGCACCGCTGCGTGGCAGCACATGGCCGGGAGCAGGCGATCTATCAGGCTCTGGCTCAGACGTTGGGTTATCGGAGTAACCAACAGTCTTTCAATATCCTGGCCCAGCGCCTGCCCGTGCAGCGGTTGCAAAAAATGTCTGCGGAGGAAAGTGAAGCCCTGCTGTTTGGAGTCAGCGGTTTTCTGGAAAGTGTGCGCTATGAAGACACTCTGCCCGAGACCCGGCCCTACCTGCGTGGTCTGTGGTCCACCTGGTGGAAACAGCGGGATGCCGCCCAGCGCTGGCTCCAACCTCAGCAGGCCTTGCAATGGAAGCTGGCCGCCATCCGGCCAGGGAACCATCCGCAACGTCGGTTAGGCGCACTGGTGGCCATGCTGAAGCAGTGGCCTCGCATTTCCGGGCCGTTGATGGATGCAGGGCGTTGGTCCCAAGAGAGCTGGCGGGAAACGCTGCTTTCGCTCACGCATGATTTTTGGTCCACCCATTACACACTGCTTGCTGAAGGATCTGCCAAGCCCCTGGCGCTTATTGGCGAAACCCGGGTGCAGGAGATGCTGGCCAATGTGGCTTACCCGCTGCTGATGCCGGAGCGCACCCGCCTGTGGGCGGAGTATCTGGAACTGCCCGCGCTGCTGGATAACCAAAAGGTCCGCAGGGCAGTGCAGCGGCTGTTTGGCGAGAGTGAGCTTGGCACGGCCTTCCAAAAGAAGTTGCATCATCACCAGGGCCTCCTGCAAGTTTACGAGGATTTCTGTCTCGAAGATGACTCTGCCTGTGCGGACTGCCCTTTCCCAGAGCGGTTGAAGCAATGGGCGTGA
- a CDS encoding HAD-IA family hydrolase yields MPPIRAILFDFDGLIVDTESVGYHTWRQLYAQHGHELAVETYAQAIGTEFNDLYDPRRDLDALTGSSLPWSELELRRLEHERELRSTLSTLPGVVDRLTEARELGLPCAVASSSPLSWVGTWIEQLELRHHFHHLTTVDDTGKVKPDPSLFLHAASRLGMHPHEVLVFEDSLNGLRAARAAEMRCIVVPGPMTQHLDFEGAFRRVGSLSEVSLRDLVA; encoded by the coding sequence ATGCCCCCCATTCGCGCCATCCTTTTTGATTTTGACGGACTCATCGTGGACACGGAAAGTGTCGGCTACCACACATGGCGGCAGCTCTACGCGCAGCATGGGCACGAACTGGCGGTGGAAACTTATGCCCAGGCCATCGGTACCGAGTTCAACGACCTCTATGATCCCCGCCGCGACCTGGATGCGCTGACCGGCAGCTCGCTGCCCTGGTCAGAGCTGGAGCTAAGGCGCCTGGAACACGAGCGCGAACTGCGCAGCACGCTGAGCACCCTGCCCGGTGTGGTGGATCGCCTCACGGAAGCGCGGGAACTGGGGCTGCCCTGTGCCGTGGCCAGCAGCAGCCCCCTGTCCTGGGTGGGAACTTGGATTGAGCAACTGGAGCTGCGCCATCACTTCCACCACCTCACCACCGTGGATGACACGGGCAAGGTGAAGCCCGACCCCAGCCTCTTTCTCCACGCCGCCAGTCGTCTGGGTATGCATCCGCATGAGGTGCTGGTTTTTGAAGACTCCCTCAATGGCCTACGCGCGGCCCGTGCGGCGGAGATGCGCTGCATCGTGGTCCCGGGACCGATGACGCAGCATCTGGACTTTGAGGGTGCATTTCGTCGTGTGGGTTCCCTATCAGAGGTTTCACTGCGTGATCTGGTAGCGTGA
- a CDS encoding DUF1990 domain-containing protein, with product MITYRPPSPQELQQLLASWQEAPLSYRHREGVENPPFEDFIDDEHQVLLGQGEEVYRRACAALDAWCMFPPWAVVHPLEAPQKPGQVVAMVTQICGLWWINPCRVLHRCDGPLRHGFVYGTLPEHTECGEERFMVEQLPDGSVWYEIRAFSRPRHWMAWLGFPLARWWQLRFVRDSQTLMKRMCAGRPL from the coding sequence ATGATCACTTACCGGCCACCCAGTCCGCAGGAGCTGCAACAGCTCCTCGCTAGCTGGCAAGAGGCACCGCTGAGCTATCGACATCGGGAGGGAGTGGAAAATCCACCTTTCGAAGACTTCATTGATGATGAGCACCAAGTCCTGTTAGGCCAGGGTGAAGAGGTCTATCGGCGGGCCTGTGCTGCGCTGGATGCCTGGTGCATGTTTCCCCCATGGGCAGTGGTACATCCCCTGGAGGCCCCTCAAAAGCCGGGTCAAGTCGTCGCCATGGTCACCCAGATCTGTGGCCTGTGGTGGATCAATCCCTGCCGTGTCCTCCATCGTTGCGACGGCCCCCTTCGTCACGGTTTTGTCTATGGCACCCTGCCGGAACACACGGAGTGCGGCGAAGAACGTTTCATGGTGGAGCAACTCCCTGACGGCAGCGTGTGGTATGAAATCCGCGCTTTTTCACGACCGCGGCATTGGATGGCCTGGCTGGGCTTTCCCCTCGCCCGCTGGTGGCAGTTGCGCTTTGTGCGGGACTCCCAAACCCTCATGAAACGGATGTGTGCAGGAAGACCTCTTTAA
- a CDS encoding YndJ family transporter, which produces MQEDLFNGNWAAKGKSHTQRECAAAYAHRQRAGALGVALLQMKMAFKKGQSTGVRALFFISGLSLLVAMLLALTFDLRSFFPALALPMPTMWAIHGTLNTFGFGLYWVLAWRAHGGTARTPTVF; this is translated from the coding sequence GTGCAGGAAGACCTCTTTAATGGCAACTGGGCAGCGAAGGGAAAAAGCCACACTCAGCGCGAGTGCGCTGCTGCTTATGCTCATCGGCAGCGGGCTGGGGCACTGGGCGTGGCGCTGCTGCAGATGAAGATGGCTTTCAAAAAAGGCCAGTCTACTGGCGTGCGCGCCCTGTTTTTCATCTCCGGTCTCAGCTTGCTGGTGGCCATGCTGCTGGCACTCACCTTTGACCTGCGCAGCTTCTTTCCCGCATTGGCCCTGCCCATGCCCACCATGTGGGCCATCCACGGCACGCTGAATACCTTCGGCTTTGGCCTCTACTGGGTGTTAGCCTGGCGCGCCCACGGCGGCACCGCCCGCACACCTACAGTTTTTTGA
- a CDS encoding ThuA domain-containing protein, with protein MKFLLYSLALVFAATASAADKKLVVMIAGKPSHGPGQHEHNAGILLLKKCLEQGAADQVEIKHHLNGEWPSADELAKAATVVIYSDGGKGHPALQADRLQQLDKEMKRGCGFLTLHYAVEPTIELGGKEFIDWMGGCFEINWSVNPHWDASFSEFPAHPISSGVKPFGTNDEWYFYMRFRKGMDRVTPVLSAVAPDSTMSRPDGHHSGNPTVRESVKNKEKQHVAWAAERDGGGRGFGFTGGHYHQGWGNDEQRKLVLNAILWTAQANVPATGVASTITEADLKANLDLKPGQGLPEKPKK; from the coding sequence ATGAAATTCCTCCTCTACTCCCTCGCCCTGGTCTTTGCCGCCACGGCCTCCGCCGCCGATAAAAAACTGGTGGTCATGATCGCGGGCAAGCCCTCCCATGGCCCTGGCCAGCATGAGCACAATGCCGGCATTCTGCTGCTGAAAAAATGCCTGGAACAGGGCGCGGCGGATCAGGTGGAAATCAAGCACCACCTCAATGGCGAATGGCCCAGCGCGGATGAACTGGCGAAAGCGGCCACCGTGGTGATCTACTCCGACGGCGGCAAAGGCCACCCGGCTTTGCAGGCAGATCGCCTCCAGCAACTGGACAAAGAAATGAAACGCGGCTGCGGCTTCCTCACCCTCCACTACGCCGTGGAACCCACCATTGAGCTGGGCGGAAAGGAGTTCATTGACTGGATGGGCGGCTGCTTTGAGATCAACTGGAGCGTCAACCCGCACTGGGATGCCAGCTTCAGCGAGTTCCCCGCCCACCCCATCTCCAGCGGCGTGAAGCCCTTTGGCACCAATGACGAGTGGTACTTCTACATGCGCTTTCGCAAGGGCATGGACCGTGTAACCCCTGTGCTGAGCGCGGTGGCCCCAGACTCCACCATGTCCCGTCCCGATGGCCACCACAGCGGCAACCCCACCGTGCGCGAGTCCGTCAAGAACAAGGAAAAACAGCACGTCGCCTGGGCGGCTGAGCGCGATGGTGGCGGCCGCGGTTTCGGCTTCACCGGCGGTCATTATCACCAAGGCTGGGGCAATGACGAGCAGCGCAAGCTGGTCCTCAACGCCATTCTCTGGACCGCCCAAGCCAATGTCCCTGCCACTGGCGTGGCCTCCACCATCACCGAGGCCGACCTAAAGGCCAACCTGGACCTCAAACCCGGCCAGGGCCTGCCTGAAAAGCCGAAGAAGTAA
- a CDS encoding GNAT family N-acetyltransferase: protein MSLTYRLAQLSDIPVLEDLIALSTNTLQAAYYSPQQIAGALGTVFGVDSQLIHDGTYFVAETGSITVACGGWSRRKTLYGGDQGKTGPDPLRDPRTEPAMIRAFFVHPDHARQGIGRRILQLCEDAARQAGFQRLEMIATLAGEPLYHACGYAVLERFDIPLPNGHRMPVVRMGK, encoded by the coding sequence ATGAGCCTCACCTATCGCCTCGCCCAGCTCAGCGACATTCCTGTGCTGGAGGACCTCATCGCCCTGTCCACGAACACCCTGCAAGCTGCCTACTATTCGCCCCAGCAGATCGCCGGCGCTCTGGGTACGGTCTTTGGTGTGGACAGTCAGTTGATCCATGACGGCACCTACTTTGTCGCCGAGACCGGGAGCATTACCGTGGCCTGCGGTGGCTGGAGCCGCCGCAAAACCCTCTACGGCGGCGACCAAGGCAAAACGGGTCCTGATCCCTTGCGCGATCCACGGACGGAGCCTGCCATGATCCGGGCCTTTTTTGTCCATCCTGACCACGCCCGCCAAGGCATTGGCCGCCGAATCCTTCAGCTCTGTGAAGACGCCGCCCGCCAAGCAGGATTCCAGCGACTGGAAATGATCGCCACCCTCGCCGGCGAACCTCTTTATCATGCTTGTGGTTACGCTGTCCTGGAACGCTTTGACATCCCCTTACCCAACGGCCACCGCATGCCCGTCGTGCGCATGGGCAAATAA
- a CDS encoding NlpC/P60 family protein — translation MPQKKLIALTLFALAAAISLWLYPVSSTLTKTAFLTSLLGFWIGLYDLCRKRPWLRGALLSLPLVFAAPFFLPTAPLDKDQLRKDYVQRMLKLADTPYVWGGENYRGIDCSGLPRRAFRDALLAHGLTHAEGSSLRKYLEHWWYDASARALGEGYRQYTIPLGLSGTIRTLDTSGLHPGDLAVTGDGLHILAYVSEGRWIQADPGIGSVAVLEGRTNPNGWFFVPVTLHRWSLLE, via the coding sequence ATGCCTCAGAAAAAGCTCATCGCCCTCACCCTGTTCGCCCTCGCAGCAGCCATTTCTCTGTGGCTGTATCCGGTCAGCTCCACCCTGACCAAAACCGCCTTTCTGACCTCTTTGTTAGGCTTTTGGATTGGGCTCTACGACCTTTGCAGGAAACGTCCGTGGCTGCGCGGAGCCTTGCTTTCACTGCCCTTGGTGTTTGCGGCCCCCTTTTTCCTCCCTACGGCCCCGCTCGACAAGGATCAGCTCCGGAAAGACTATGTTCAACGGATGCTGAAACTGGCCGACACGCCCTATGTCTGGGGCGGAGAAAACTACCGTGGCATTGATTGCTCCGGCCTTCCCCGCCGCGCCTTTAGGGATGCGCTTTTGGCCCATGGCCTGACTCACGCTGAAGGAAGCTCCCTGCGGAAGTACTTGGAGCACTGGTGGTATGATGCCAGCGCCCGAGCCCTGGGGGAAGGCTATCGCCAATACACCATCCCCCTCGGCCTCTCGGGAACGATCCGGACTCTGGACACATCGGGCCTCCACCCTGGGGATCTGGCCGTGACCGGAGATGGCCTGCACATTCTTGCCTATGTGAGTGAAGGCCGGTGGATCCAGGCCGATCCGGGCATCGGATCTGTCGCTGTGCTCGAGGGACGCACCAACCCTAATGGATGGTTCTTTGTTCCTGTGACGCTCCACCGCTGGAGCCTTCTCGAGTGA
- a CDS encoding ABC transporter permease, which yields MAKAPPAAAISRPGGWAIVRRNRPAMISLIYLAFVVLVAFTLPFLLPDSLKATSSSTFLPPLSLDQETGMLHLCGTDVNGQDLFYRLLTGAQVSLGVGIIGAIISLFIGTGYGMVSGFFGGRVDALMMRAVDMLYAVPRILFIMIFIAAFDGVFKDWLHGTRLWAQQKQWPMLDDTARYLIPYSKILVMIFSLGLVEWLTMARIIRGQVLVLREMTFITASRAMGQGGWTILRKHLLPNLSTIILTYLTLTIPAVILDESFLSFLGLGIEDPAASWGSLLKDGAQVINPLESKWWLLAFPALLMSLSLLALNFLGDGLRDAFDPKSSD from the coding sequence ATGGCTAAAGCTCCCCCTGCAGCCGCTATCAGCCGCCCGGGTGGCTGGGCCATCGTCCGGCGAAACCGTCCGGCGATGATCTCCCTCATCTATCTGGCCTTTGTGGTGCTGGTGGCCTTCACGCTGCCCTTCCTGCTGCCAGATAGCCTGAAGGCGACCAGCAGCAGCACCTTCCTGCCGCCCTTGTCGTTAGACCAGGAAACCGGCATGCTGCACCTGTGTGGCACGGATGTGAACGGGCAGGACCTGTTTTACCGTCTGCTCACCGGGGCGCAGGTGTCTCTGGGCGTGGGCATCATCGGGGCCATCATTTCACTCTTTATTGGTACGGGTTATGGGATGGTCAGCGGCTTCTTTGGCGGGCGGGTGGATGCGCTGATGATGCGGGCCGTGGACATGCTGTATGCCGTGCCGCGCATTCTTTTCATCATGATCTTCATCGCCGCCTTTGATGGGGTGTTTAAGGATTGGCTGCATGGCACGCGTCTTTGGGCCCAGCAGAAACAGTGGCCCATGCTGGATGACACGGCGCGTTACCTCATCCCCTATTCGAAAATCCTGGTGATGATTTTTTCGTTAGGCCTGGTGGAGTGGCTGACCATGGCTCGTATCATTCGCGGGCAGGTGCTGGTGCTGCGGGAAATGACTTTTATCACCGCCTCCCGGGCCATGGGGCAGGGCGGGTGGACCATCCTGCGCAAGCATCTACTACCGAACTTGAGCACGATCATTCTCACTTATCTCACGCTGACCATCCCGGCGGTGATCCTGGATGAGTCCTTCCTCAGTTTCCTCGGTTTGGGCATTGAAGATCCGGCGGCGAGCTGGGGATCGCTGCTTAAGGATGGGGCTCAGGTGATCAATCCGCTGGAGAGCAAATGGTGGCTGCTGGCCTTCCCGGCGTTGCTCATGTCACTGAGTCTTTTGGCCCTCAATTTCCTCGGCGATGGGCTGCGGGATGCCTTTGACCCCAAGTCTTCAGATTGA
- a CDS encoding ABC transporter permease, with product MVAFLLRRLLSSLLVLFFAVSLTFLLTRSLPGGPFDREKASSAQVKEALEKQYKLDGSLWQQYTAYLGDLARLDLRVSFKYRDWSVAEILAQKMPTSIKLGGVAFVIASVLGVFIGGLAAMRRDTAVDWTAMFGAIVAISIPSFITGPFLVAVFALWLGWLPVGGWGSVQHLILPACCLAAPYVAYVARLMRNSLLDVLKSDFLRTARAKGLTESQALVRHAMKVAILPVVTYLGPLAAHLLTGSMIVESVFNISGAGSIFVNAIQNRDAFLLCGAVVIYCTLLIVFNLIVDLLYSVLDKRIQLHG from the coding sequence ATGGTCGCCTTTCTCCTCCGCCGTCTTTTGAGCAGCCTCCTGGTGCTGTTCTTTGCGGTGTCACTCACCTTTCTACTGACACGCTCGCTGCCGGGCGGGCCGTTTGATCGTGAAAAGGCCAGCTCGGCGCAGGTGAAGGAAGCCCTGGAAAAACAGTACAAATTGGATGGCAGCCTGTGGCAGCAGTACACCGCTTACTTGGGGGATCTGGCCCGGCTGGACCTGCGGGTGTCCTTCAAGTACCGGGACTGGAGTGTGGCGGAGATCCTGGCGCAGAAGATGCCCACGTCCATTAAGCTCGGCGGCGTGGCCTTTGTCATCGCCAGTGTGCTGGGCGTCTTCATCGGCGGGCTTGCGGCCATGCGGCGGGACACGGCGGTGGACTGGACGGCCATGTTTGGCGCCATCGTGGCCATCTCCATCCCCTCTTTCATCACCGGGCCGTTTTTGGTCGCGGTGTTTGCTCTTTGGTTAGGCTGGTTACCTGTCGGCGGTTGGGGCAGTGTGCAGCACCTCATCCTGCCAGCCTGCTGTCTGGCGGCACCGTATGTGGCCTATGTGGCGCGGCTCATGCGCAACAGCCTGCTGGATGTTTTGAAGAGTGATTTTCTGCGCACTGCGCGTGCGAAGGGGCTCACGGAATCTCAGGCACTGGTGCGTCATGCCATGAAGGTGGCTATCCTGCCTGTGGTGACCTATCTAGGCCCGCTGGCGGCGCATCTGCTCACGGGTTCCATGATTGTGGAGAGTGTGTTTAACATCTCCGGTGCGGGCAGCATCTTTGTGAATGCCATCCAGAATCGCGATGCCTTTCTCCTCTGTGGCGCGGTGGTGATCTACTGCACCCTGCTCATCGTCTTTAACCTCATCGTGGACCTGCTTTACAGCGTCCTGGACAAGCGCATCCAGCTCCATGGCTAA